Proteins encoded by one window of Pelmatolapia mariae isolate MD_Pm_ZW linkage group LG14, Pm_UMD_F_2, whole genome shotgun sequence:
- the LOC134640564 gene encoding coiled-coil-helix-coiled-coil-helix domain-containing protein 2-like, with product MFDFRRYETQAPPSAVGTLAAAPRQPGMFVQMASTAAGVAVGSAVGHTITQAMTGGFSGGHSEPARPDVTYRSSKIWNRFFSTIFLRVRSPLLVEPYQAQPVYQQGAPQQQQQQACSYELRQFVACAQKESDLKLCEGFNEALKKCMSANGE from the exons ATGTTTGATTTTCGTCGTTACGAAACGCAGGCGCCTCCGTCCGCTGTCGGCACGCTAGCCGCAGCGCCCAGGCAGCCGGGTATGTTTGTCCAGATGGCGTCTACAGCCGCTGGGGTGGCAGTAGGCTCGGCGGTAGGCCACACAATCACCCAAGCCATGACTGGAGGTTTCAGCGGAGGACACTCAGAGCCTGCCAGGCCTGACGTCACATATAG gtcctCCAAGatctggaatcggttcttctccacaatcttcctcagggtccggtcacctcttctcgtt GAGCCATACCAGGCCCAGCCTGTGTACCAGCAGGGGGcccctcagcagcagcagcagcaggcctgCTCCTACGAGCTCAGGCAGTTTGTGGCCTGTGCCCAAAAGGAAAGCGACCTCAAGCTGTGCGAGGGCTTCAATGAGGCGCTCAAAAAGTGCATGTCTGCTAATGGTGAGTGA